A region of Piscinibacter gummiphilus DNA encodes the following proteins:
- the groL gene encoding chaperonin GroEL (60 kDa chaperone family; promotes refolding of misfolded polypeptides especially under stressful conditions; forms two stacked rings of heptamers to form a barrel-shaped 14mer; ends can be capped by GroES; misfolded proteins enter the barrel where they are refolded when GroES binds), giving the protein MAAKDVVFGGEARARMVEGVNILANAVKVTLGPKGRNVVLERSFGAPTVTKDGVSVAKEVELKDKLQNMGAQMVKEVASKTSDNAGDGTTTATVLAQAIVREGMKYVAAGMNPMDLKRGIDKAVTALVAELKKASKATTTSKEIAQVGSISANSDESIGKIIADAMDKVGKEGVITVEDGKSLDSELDVVEGMQFDRGYLSPYFINNPEKQSALLDNPFVLLFDKKISNIRDLLPVLEQVAKAGRPLLIIAEEVEGEALATLVVNTIRGILKVVAVKAPGFGDRRKAMLEDIAILTGGKVIAEEVGLTLEKVTLADLGQAKRVEVGKENTTIIDGAGAAADIEARVKQVRVQIEEATSDYDREKLQERVAKLAGGVAVIKVGAATEVEMKEKKARVEDALHATRAAVEEGIVAGGGVALLRAKQSAGAIKGDNPDQEAGIKLVLRAIEAPLREIVANAGGEASVVVNAVLGGKGNYGFNAANDTYGDMIEMGILDPTKVTRTALQNAASVASLMLTTEAMVAESPKDDAPAAGGMGGGMGGMGGMGMDM; this is encoded by the coding sequence ATGGCAGCAAAAGACGTTGTCTTCGGCGGCGAAGCCCGCGCACGCATGGTCGAGGGCGTGAACATCCTCGCCAACGCCGTCAAGGTGACCCTGGGCCCGAAGGGCCGCAACGTGGTGCTCGAGCGTTCGTTCGGCGCCCCCACCGTCACGAAGGACGGTGTGTCGGTCGCGAAGGAAGTCGAGCTCAAGGACAAGCTCCAGAACATGGGCGCCCAGATGGTCAAGGAAGTCGCTTCCAAGACCAGCGACAACGCCGGTGACGGCACCACGACCGCCACGGTGCTGGCTCAAGCCATCGTCCGCGAAGGCATGAAGTACGTGGCCGCCGGCATGAACCCGATGGACCTGAAGCGCGGCATCGACAAGGCCGTCACGGCCCTGGTCGCCGAGCTGAAGAAGGCCTCGAAGGCCACCACCACGTCGAAGGAAATCGCTCAAGTCGGCTCGATCTCGGCCAACAGCGATGAATCCATCGGCAAGATCATCGCCGACGCGATGGACAAGGTGGGCAAGGAAGGCGTGATCACCGTCGAAGACGGCAAGTCGCTCGACAGCGAACTCGACGTCGTCGAAGGCATGCAGTTCGATCGCGGCTACCTGTCGCCGTACTTCATCAACAACCCGGAAAAGCAATCGGCGCTGCTGGACAACCCGTTTGTCCTGCTCTTCGACAAGAAGATCAGCAACATCCGTGACCTGCTGCCGGTGCTGGAGCAAGTGGCCAAGGCCGGCCGTCCGCTGCTGATCATCGCTGAAGAAGTCGAAGGCGAAGCGCTGGCGACCCTGGTGGTCAACACGATCCGCGGCATCCTGAAGGTTGTCGCCGTCAAGGCCCCTGGCTTCGGCGACCGCCGCAAGGCCATGCTCGAAGACATCGCCATCCTGACGGGCGGCAAGGTCATCGCCGAAGAAGTCGGCCTGACCCTCGAGAAGGTCACGCTGGCCGACCTCGGCCAGGCCAAGCGCGTCGAAGTGGGCAAGGAAAACACCACGATCATCGACGGTGCCGGCGCTGCTGCCGACATCGAAGCCCGCGTCAAGCAAGTGCGCGTGCAGATCGAGGAAGCCACGAGCGACTACGACCGTGAGAAGCTGCAAGAGCGCGTGGCCAAGCTGGCCGGCGGTGTTGCCGTGATCAAGGTCGGCGCTGCCACCGAAGTCGAAATGAAGGAAAAGAAGGCCCGCGTCGAAGACGCCCTGCACGCCACGCGTGCGGCGGTGGAAGAAGGCATCGTGGCCGGTGGTGGCGTGGCCCTGCTGCGCGCCAAGCAATCGGCTGGCGCCATCAAGGGTGACAACCCCGACCAGGAAGCCGGCATCAAGCTGGTCCTGCGCGCCATCGAAGCACCGCTGCGCGAGATCGTCGCCAACGCCGGTGGCGAAGCCAGCGTGGTCGTCAATGCCGTCCTGGGCGGCAAGGGCAACTACGGCTTCAACGCCGCCAACGACACGTACGGCGACATGATCGAAATGGGCATCCTGGATCCCACGAAGGTCACCCGCACGGCCCTGCAGAACGCGGCTTCGGTCGCTTCGCTGATGCTGACCACGGAAGCCATGGTCGCCGAGTCCCCGAAGGACGACGCTCCGGCCGCCGGCGGCATGGGCGGTGGCATGGGTGGCATGGGCGGCATGGGCATGGACATGTGA
- a CDS encoding DUF1631 family protein, giving the protein MATVVPPLLQSFVDAELGQSADLIARTLATIQSQLRQSGDGMLAAAERQHHFDLAQALAQHQVTFQRRFVDALRDAVVAELNPTDDTASGMSLASSGLGGLHLMDETRVESEIGLSRAIQEIDTAAEWELRELQTFTSTLRGQEHVTAESNPMRPRVYAKALAEASEALPVLPVQQALLLRLSATAIAPLLKKAWAAASSRLERKGVTPSIYRTVVFAPGVGVKAPPEVNVTQPGALEALRRTMPEGPATTAAPGELDNALSRVEALLSRMPTVSGTTAPAPKLLEHRASLLANTGASVERQIIELIARLFEVIVSDPGLNPVLRSQLGRLQVPALRIALNDPDMLDRHEHPVWVFMARIVNAASSYPNPGDPRLVSLLGCTDSLIGDLTARPRQDAEQYVRALSQLDAFLDDQLHQQQDAARSAIETLLRAEQSDQLQQQISARLSEQLAPVRTTPVIRRFITGAWAKVLATSMLQHGDTSDITSGYVKVLDELVWSLQPPDQPQSRQRLLAVLPGMLQKLRAGMAAIDLPAAERQAVLDDLVTVHTEALRPGPRAGATPEAALTPEEIVRRLREEVTAPDDDGPGFGDSLIDLASMDTVPAALMTETSPVSKEDPADWVTQVSPGTRQRIFLNGRWTQAQLLWRSPRGTYFVYAGEAAGRTHSVTQRALERLRKADLVEDISANALVQRAVDALLRRIDTPGA; this is encoded by the coding sequence ATGGCGACCGTAGTCCCCCCCCTGCTCCAATCCTTCGTCGACGCCGAACTCGGCCAGTCGGCCGACCTGATCGCCCGCACGCTCGCGACCATCCAGAGCCAGCTGCGCCAATCCGGCGACGGCATGCTGGCCGCAGCCGAGCGCCAGCACCACTTCGACCTCGCCCAGGCCCTGGCCCAGCACCAGGTCACGTTCCAGCGCCGCTTCGTCGACGCACTGCGCGATGCGGTCGTCGCGGAACTGAACCCCACGGACGACACCGCCAGCGGCATGTCCCTGGCCTCCAGCGGGCTGGGCGGCCTGCACCTGATGGACGAGACGCGGGTCGAGTCCGAGATCGGGCTCTCGCGCGCCATCCAGGAGATCGACACCGCCGCCGAATGGGAGCTGCGCGAACTGCAGACGTTCACGTCCACGCTGCGCGGCCAGGAACACGTCACCGCCGAGTCGAACCCGATGCGCCCCCGCGTCTACGCGAAGGCGCTGGCGGAGGCCTCGGAGGCCCTGCCCGTCCTGCCGGTGCAGCAGGCGCTGCTGCTGCGCCTGTCGGCCACGGCCATCGCCCCGCTGCTGAAGAAGGCCTGGGCCGCGGCCTCGTCGAGGCTGGAGCGCAAGGGGGTCACGCCCAGCATCTACCGCACCGTCGTGTTCGCCCCCGGCGTGGGCGTCAAGGCCCCGCCCGAGGTCAACGTGACCCAGCCCGGCGCGCTCGAAGCCCTTCGCCGCACGATGCCCGAAGGCCCGGCCACCACGGCGGCGCCCGGTGAACTCGACAACGCGCTGTCGCGGGTCGAGGCACTGCTGAGCCGCATGCCCACGGTGTCCGGCACCACGGCGCCGGCGCCGAAGCTGCTGGAGCACCGCGCATCGCTGCTGGCCAACACCGGCGCGTCGGTCGAGCGCCAGATCATCGAGCTGATCGCCCGCCTGTTCGAGGTGATCGTGTCCGACCCCGGGCTGAACCCCGTGCTGCGCTCGCAGCTGGGCCGGCTGCAGGTGCCGGCGCTGCGCATCGCGCTGAACGACCCCGACATGCTCGACCGCCACGAGCACCCGGTGTGGGTGTTCATGGCCCGCATCGTGAACGCCGCGTCCAGCTACCCGAACCCGGGCGACCCCCGCCTCGTGTCGCTGCTCGGGTGCACCGACAGCCTGATCGGCGACCTCACCGCCCGCCCGCGCCAGGACGCCGAGCAGTACGTGCGCGCGCTGTCCCAGCTCGACGCCTTCCTCGACGACCAGTTGCACCAGCAGCAGGACGCCGCCCGCTCGGCCATCGAGACGCTGCTGCGCGCGGAGCAGTCCGACCAGCTGCAACAGCAGATCTCGGCGCGCCTGTCGGAGCAGCTCGCGCCGGTGCGCACCACCCCGGTCATCCGCCGCTTCATCACGGGCGCCTGGGCCAAGGTGCTCGCCACGTCGATGCTGCAGCACGGCGACACGTCCGACATCACCTCCGGCTACGTGAAGGTGCTCGACGAACTCGTCTGGAGCCTCCAGCCGCCCGACCAGCCCCAGAGCCGCCAGCGGCTGCTGGCCGTGCTGCCCGGCATGCTGCAGAAGCTGCGCGCCGGCATGGCCGCCATCGACCTGCCCGCCGCCGAACGCCAGGCCGTGCTCGACGACCTCGTCACCGTGCACACCGAGGCGCTGCGCCCCGGCCCGCGTGCGGGTGCCACGCCGGAAGCGGCGCTGACGCCGGAAGAAATCGTGCGCCGCCTGCGCGAGGAAGTGACGGCACCGGATGACGACGGCCCGGGCTTCGGCGACTCGCTGATCGACCTGGCCTCCATGGACACGGTGCCCGCGGCGCTGATGACCGAGACCTCGCCGGTCTCCAAGGAAGACCCGGCCGACTGGGTGACCCAGGTGTCGCCAGGCACGCGCCAGCGCATCTTCCTGAACGGCCGCTGGACGCAGGCCCAGCTGCTGTGGCGCAGCCCGCGCGGCACGTACTTCGTCTACGCCGGCGAGGCGGCGGGCCGCACGCACTCCGTCACCCAGCGTGCGCTGGAGCGGCTGCGCAAGGCCGACCTCGTCGAGGACATCAGCGCGAACGCGCTGGTGCAGCGCGCCGTCGACGCCCTGTTGCGCCGCATCGACACGCCGGGCGCCTGA
- a CDS encoding alpha/beta fold hydrolase translates to MTITVQDITLPHGITLSCRVTGPEDAPVLMFLHGFPEAAFVWDPLLEHFAGRYRCVAPNLRGYERSSTPAGVEPYRAKHLIGDIRALVGAFGGRLAALVAHDWGGAVAWTFTAAFPALVERLFIVNSPHPAVFLRELLGNPVQQAASAYMNDFNEPGSEDRLAADDFAMLWHLFDRSGATDPDHPGGGWLTDEVRAQYRAVWSVGLTGPVNYYRASPLRPPTGPDSAVRSVVFPPEAVTIRVPVHVVWGEADRALPPSLLDGLEAFVPDLTVVRIPGATHWIVHEMPGRIAAEIETALAR, encoded by the coding sequence ATGACCATCACCGTCCAGGACATCACGTTGCCCCACGGCATCACCCTCAGCTGCCGGGTGACCGGCCCGGAGGACGCACCGGTGCTGATGTTCCTGCACGGTTTCCCCGAGGCGGCGTTCGTCTGGGACCCGCTGCTGGAACACTTCGCCGGCCGCTACCGCTGCGTGGCGCCGAATCTGCGGGGCTACGAGCGCTCGTCGACCCCGGCCGGCGTGGAGCCTTACCGGGCCAAGCACCTGATCGGCGACATCCGGGCCCTCGTCGGGGCCTTCGGAGGCCGGCTCGCCGCACTGGTCGCGCACGACTGGGGTGGTGCGGTCGCCTGGACCTTCACCGCCGCGTTCCCGGCCCTCGTCGAGCGCCTGTTCATCGTCAATTCGCCGCACCCCGCGGTGTTCCTGCGTGAGTTGCTGGGCAACCCCGTGCAGCAGGCGGCCAGCGCCTACATGAACGACTTCAACGAGCCGGGTTCGGAAGACCGGCTCGCCGCCGACGATTTCGCGATGCTGTGGCACCTGTTCGACCGCAGCGGGGCCACCGACCCGGACCACCCGGGCGGTGGCTGGCTCACCGACGAGGTCCGTGCGCAGTACCGCGCCGTGTGGTCGGTCGGGCTGACAGGACCGGTGAACTACTACCGGGCGTCGCCGCTGCGCCCCCCCACCGGGCCCGACTCGGCAGTGCGCAGCGTGGTGTTCCCGCCCGAGGCCGTGACGATCCGGGTGCCGGTGCACGTGGTGTGGGGCGAGGCCGACCGCGCGCTGCCGCCGTCGCTGCTCGACGGGCTCGAGGCCTTCGTGCCCGACCTCACCGTGGTGCGCATCCCGGGCGCCACCCACTGGATCGTGCACGAGATGCCCGGCCGCATCGCGGCCGAGATCGAGACGGCGCTGGCGCGCTGA
- the yihA gene encoding ribosome biogenesis GTP-binding protein YihA/YsxC, producing MTEQNNSNPPVADAASAEKSALAWTHTARFLTTASQLEHLPATELPEIAFVGRSNAGKSTAINTLTQQKRLAFASKTPGRTQHINLFELGPKLQADALFADLPGYGYAAVARGAKLRWQKVMADYLELRRSLAGVVLMVDSRLGFTDLDRQLLEFVAPRVGNGSVKLLVLLTKSDKLNRRDADKSLAAAQDVLGELSTDEADVSMSLFSALYKSGVGDAAQVLHAWTHPEETPTP from the coding sequence ATGACCGAGCAAAACAATTCGAATCCCCCGGTCGCCGACGCCGCCAGCGCGGAGAAGTCGGCACTCGCCTGGACCCACACCGCCCGGTTCCTGACCACGGCCAGCCAGCTGGAACACCTGCCCGCCACCGAGCTCCCCGAGATCGCGTTCGTGGGCCGCTCCAACGCCGGCAAGTCCACCGCCATCAACACCCTCACCCAGCAGAAGCGCCTCGCCTTCGCGTCGAAGACGCCCGGGCGCACGCAGCACATCAACCTGTTCGAGCTGGGCCCGAAGCTGCAGGCCGACGCCCTGTTCGCCGACCTGCCCGGCTACGGCTACGCCGCCGTGGCCCGTGGCGCCAAGCTGAGATGGCAGAAAGTGATGGCTGACTACTTGGAGCTGCGCCGGTCGCTCGCCGGGGTGGTGCTGATGGTGGATTCGCGGCTCGGCTTCACCGACCTCGACCGCCAGCTGCTCGAGTTCGTGGCCCCGCGCGTGGGCAATGGCTCGGTCAAGCTGCTGGTGCTGCTGACCAAGTCCGACAAGCTCAACCGCCGCGACGCCGACAAGTCGCTGGCCGCCGCCCAGGACGTGCTGGGCGAGTTGTCCACCGACGAGGCCGACGTCAGCATGTCGCTCTTCTCCGCGCTCTACAAGTCGGGGGTCGGCGATGCCGCCCAGGTCTTGCATGCGTGGACCCACCCCGAGGAAACCCCGACGCCATGA
- a CDS encoding c-type cytochrome, translating into MKSFAPVLSSLLLTASLTAPAVAADHAPAKPDLAKGEAISTNVCAACHVADNTRGAPANPLLKGQHPEYLAKQLHDFKEDKRKNAVMKGFASALSEDDIRNVTAFYASKAPSNGTAKSKATIALGEKIYRGGIADRGVPACSGCHGPTGSGLPSQYPRLRGQHADYTVAQLLAFRGNTRTNSPQMVGVVAKMNDAEIKAVADYIAGMR; encoded by the coding sequence ATGAAGTCTTTTGCACCTGTGTTGTCCAGCCTCCTGTTGACCGCTTCGCTCACCGCGCCGGCAGTCGCCGCGGACCACGCACCCGCGAAGCCTGACCTGGCCAAGGGAGAGGCCATCTCCACGAACGTCTGCGCCGCGTGCCACGTGGCCGACAACACCCGGGGCGCCCCGGCGAACCCTCTGCTCAAGGGCCAGCACCCCGAGTACCTGGCCAAGCAGTTGCACGACTTCAAGGAAGACAAGCGCAAGAACGCCGTGATGAAGGGCTTCGCCTCCGCGCTGAGCGAAGACGACATCCGCAACGTCACCGCCTTCTACGCCAGCAAGGCCCCGTCGAATGGCACGGCCAAGAGCAAGGCCACCATCGCCCTCGGCGAGAAGATCTACCGCGGCGGCATCGCCGACCGTGGCGTGCCCGCCTGTTCGGGCTGTCATGGCCCCACCGGCAGCGGCCTGCCGTCGCAGTACCCGCGCCTGCGCGGCCAGCACGCCGACTACACCGTGGCCCAACTGCTTGCCTTCCGTGGCAACACCCGCACCAACAGCCCGCAGATGGTGGGCGTGGTCGCGAAGATGAACGACGCCGAGATCAAGGCCGTCGCCGACTACATCGCCGGGATGCGCTGA
- a CDS encoding cytochrome c biogenesis protein ResB codes for MAASPSGIRVHSGSRLLRDAIELLSSMRFAISLLTLICIASVIGTVVKQNEPAANYVNQFGPFWSELFATVGLTRVYSVWWFLLILAFLVLSTTLCILRNTPKILTDLRQYKEHVREQSLLSFHHRGQADLAETPEQAYARVTGVLAGDGWRAKVQQRHEDGTWRGTMIAARKGAVNKLGYIAAHSAIVLICIGGLLDGDLIVRVQMLLQGKTAYHGSGLVKDVPAEHRLGPGTLTFRGNMEVPEGARRGTAILTQQDGVVLQDLPFDIELKKFVVEYYETGMPKLFASDIVVHDRDTGEAKAVTVKVNEPAFHRGVAIYQSSFDDGGSRLKLRALPLQAGVKGFDLDGTVGTSGTLPLVGVADGEKLTVEFTGLRAINVENLQATGSGTDVRKVDLVDSVQAHLGSGAKVRHQKELRNVGASFSYKLRDAAGQAREFNNYMAPVDLDGQRVYLAGVRDTPAENFRYLRIPVDDQDGMDRWLHLRAALQDPARREAAAARYGKLATPADKPAMTPQLVTTSRIALDLFAGAMPPGDGEKPLGGLPGLSRYLESKVPEAERARVSEVMLRVLSGSLFELVNLDREAAGQKPLPGDTATQAWMTQAMMSVSDSQFYPAPVLLELMDYTQVQASVFQVARAPGKTLVYLGCVALIIGVFAMLYVRERRLWIWLQPAEGGGTHVRTALSTTRRTLDADAEFETLKSALLTPAAGRTP; via the coding sequence ATGGCCGCCTCCCCCTCCGGCATCCGCGTGCATTCCGGCTCGCGCCTCCTGCGCGACGCCATCGAGCTGCTGTCGTCGATGCGCTTCGCGATCTCGCTGCTGACGCTGATCTGCATCGCCTCCGTGATCGGCACCGTGGTGAAGCAGAACGAGCCCGCCGCGAACTACGTCAACCAGTTCGGGCCGTTCTGGTCGGAGTTGTTCGCCACGGTGGGCCTGACCCGGGTCTACAGCGTCTGGTGGTTCCTGCTGATCCTCGCGTTCCTGGTGCTGTCCACCACGCTGTGCATCCTGCGCAACACGCCGAAGATCCTCACCGACCTGCGCCAGTACAAGGAGCACGTGCGCGAGCAGAGCCTGCTGTCGTTCCACCACCGGGGCCAGGCCGACCTCGCCGAGACGCCCGAGCAGGCCTACGCCCGCGTCACGGGCGTGCTGGCCGGCGACGGCTGGCGCGCGAAGGTGCAGCAGCGGCACGAGGACGGCACCTGGCGCGGCACGATGATCGCGGCGCGCAAGGGCGCGGTGAACAAGCTCGGCTACATCGCGGCGCACTCGGCCATCGTGCTGATCTGCATCGGCGGCCTCCTCGACGGCGACCTGATCGTGCGCGTGCAGATGCTGCTGCAGGGCAAGACGGCGTACCACGGCAGCGGCCTCGTGAAGGACGTGCCCGCCGAACACCGCCTGGGCCCGGGCACCCTCACCTTCCGCGGCAACATGGAGGTGCCCGAGGGCGCCCGGCGCGGCACCGCGATCCTCACGCAGCAGGACGGTGTCGTGCTGCAGGACCTGCCATTCGACATCGAGCTGAAGAAGTTCGTCGTCGAGTACTACGAGACCGGCATGCCCAAGCTCTTCGCGAGCGACATCGTCGTGCACGACCGCGACACGGGCGAGGCGAAGGCCGTCACCGTGAAGGTCAACGAACCCGCGTTCCACCGCGGCGTGGCCATCTACCAGAGCAGCTTCGACGACGGCGGCTCGCGCCTGAAGCTGCGCGCCTTGCCGCTGCAGGCGGGCGTGAAGGGTTTCGACCTCGACGGCACGGTGGGCACATCCGGCACCTTGCCGCTCGTGGGCGTGGCCGACGGCGAGAAGCTGACGGTCGAGTTCACGGGCCTGCGCGCCATCAACGTCGAGAACCTGCAGGCCACCGGCAGCGGCACCGACGTGCGCAAGGTCGACCTCGTCGACAGCGTGCAGGCCCACCTGGGTTCCGGCGCGAAGGTGCGCCACCAGAAGGAGCTGCGCAACGTGGGCGCGTCGTTCAGCTACAAGCTGCGCGACGCGGCGGGCCAGGCGCGCGAGTTCAACAACTACATGGCGCCCGTGGACCTCGACGGCCAGCGCGTCTACCTGGCCGGCGTGCGCGACACGCCCGCCGAGAATTTCCGCTACCTGCGCATCCCCGTCGACGACCAGGACGGCATGGACCGCTGGCTGCACCTGCGTGCCGCGCTGCAGGACCCGGCCCGGCGCGAGGCCGCGGCGGCACGCTACGGCAAGCTGGCCACGCCCGCCGACAAGCCGGCGATGACGCCGCAGCTCGTGACCACGAGTCGCATCGCCCTCGACCTGTTCGCCGGTGCGATGCCGCCCGGCGACGGCGAGAAGCCGCTCGGCGGGCTGCCGGGCCTCTCGCGTTACCTCGAATCGAAGGTGCCCGAGGCCGAGCGCGCACGGGTGTCGGAAGTGATGCTGCGCGTGTTGAGCGGCAGCCTCTTCGAACTCGTCAACCTCGACCGCGAGGCCGCCGGGCAGAAGCCGCTGCCGGGCGACACCGCGACGCAGGCCTGGATGACGCAGGCCATGATGTCGGTGTCGGACAGCCAGTTCTATCCGGCCCCGGTGCTGCTCGAACTGATGGACTACACCCAGGTGCAGGCGAGCGTGTTCCAGGTGGCGCGCGCGCCCGGCAAGACGCTCGTGTACCTGGGCTGCGTGGCGCTGATCATCGGCGTGTTCGCGATGCTCTACGTGCGCGAGCGCCGGCTGTGGATCTGGCTGCAGCCCGCCGAGGGCGGCGGCACCCACGTGCGCACGGCGCTGTCGACCACCCGGCGCACGCTGGACGCCGACGCCGAATTCGAGACCTTGAAGTCGGCGCTGCTGACCCCGGCCGCAGGCAGGACCCCATGA
- the ccsB gene encoding c-type cytochrome biogenesis protein CcsB produces the protein MNTTTTTTTTLDFGRTGYFSGRSVYDWLFALAVLAGGAWAFARYGGSMDMYEKPIFAATLPSLVALGWFWGRLRGLSLGVAAAVLAAIALYHQHLDGFGADLSKADSVFLLKYFLSSQSAILWMSVLTFMSTVFYWVGLLAPGEDNTALKLGSRFAWAAVAMALVGTFVRWFESHQIAPDVGHIPVSNLYEVFVLFCWLTTTFYLYYEQHYRTRALGAFVMLVISAATGFLLWYTVVREAHEIQPLVPALQSWWMKLHVPANFIGYGTFALSAMVAFAYLVKQSAEQSRWWQLAPLFLLGMVLCLEPVVFRKNPIEALSSYWAVYFGVAALVTGGILAARRRIAARLPALEVLDDVMYKAIAVGFAFFTIATILGAFWAAEAWGGYWSWDPKETWALIVWLNYAAWLHMRLMKGLRGPVAAWWALVGLAVTTFAFLGVNMFLSGLHSYGEL, from the coding sequence ATGAACACGACCACCACCACCACGACCACCCTCGACTTCGGCCGCACCGGCTACTTCTCGGGCCGCAGTGTGTACGACTGGCTGTTCGCGCTGGCGGTGCTGGCCGGTGGCGCCTGGGCCTTCGCGCGGTACGGCGGGTCCATGGACATGTACGAGAAGCCCATCTTCGCGGCCACGCTGCCGTCGCTGGTGGCGCTCGGCTGGTTCTGGGGTCGCCTGCGCGGCCTGTCGCTCGGGGTCGCGGCCGCCGTGCTCGCCGCCATCGCGCTCTACCACCAGCACCTCGACGGCTTCGGCGCCGACCTGTCGAAGGCCGACAGCGTGTTCCTGCTGAAGTACTTCCTGTCGAGCCAGAGCGCCATTCTCTGGATGAGCGTGCTGACGTTCATGAGCACCGTCTTCTACTGGGTGGGCCTGCTCGCCCCGGGCGAGGACAACACCGCGCTGAAGCTCGGCTCGCGTTTCGCGTGGGCGGCCGTGGCGATGGCGCTCGTGGGCACGTTCGTGCGCTGGTTCGAGAGCCACCAGATCGCCCCGGACGTGGGCCACATCCCCGTCAGCAACCTGTACGAGGTGTTCGTGCTGTTCTGCTGGCTCACCACCACGTTCTACCTGTACTACGAGCAGCACTACCGCACCCGTGCGCTGGGCGCCTTCGTGATGCTCGTGATCAGCGCGGCCACCGGCTTCCTGCTCTGGTACACCGTGGTGCGCGAGGCGCACGAGATCCAGCCGCTGGTGCCGGCCCTGCAGAGCTGGTGGATGAAACTGCACGTGCCGGCGAACTTCATCGGCTACGGCACCTTCGCGCTGTCGGCCATGGTGGCCTTCGCGTACCTGGTCAAGCAATCGGCGGAACAGTCGCGCTGGTGGCAACTGGCCCCGCTGTTCCTGCTGGGCATGGTGCTGTGCCTGGAGCCGGTGGTGTTCCGCAAGAATCCCATCGAGGCGCTGAGCAGCTACTGGGCGGTCTACTTCGGGGTGGCCGCGCTGGTCACCGGCGGCATCCTGGCAGCCCGCCGCCGCATCGCGGCCCGGCTGCCGGCGCTGGAGGTGCTCGACGACGTCATGTACAAGGCCATCGCGGTCGGCTTCGCGTTCTTCACCATCGCCACCATCCTCGGCGCCTTCTGGGCCGCCGAGGCCTGGGGCGGGTACTGGAGCTGGGACCCGAAGGAGACCTGGGCGCTGATCGTCTGGCTGAACTACGCCGCCTGGCTGCACATGCGGCTGATGAAGGGCCTGCGCGGCCCGGTGGCCGCGTGGTGGGCCCTGGTCGGGCTGGCGGTGACCACGTTCGCCTTCCTGGGCGTCAACATGTTCCTGAGCGGGCTGCATTCGTACGGCGAACTTTGA
- the msrP gene encoding protein-methionine-sulfoxide reductase catalytic subunit MsrP, giving the protein MLFLKDRGFQHPAASEITPRTVYEQRRRLLQLMAAGSGGLAMAGWAARDAMAQIPRPNKLAALPGARSTVPGATTMEKLTAYTDVTTYNNYYEFGTDKSDPARAAGSLKTRPWTVAVEGEVKKPRTFDIEELLKLAPMEERVYRLRCVEGWSMVIPWVGYSLSELIKRVEPTGNAKFVEFVTLADKKQMPELGSHVLSWPYVEGLRLDEAMNPLTLLAFGLYGEVLPNQNGAPIRLAVPWKYGFKSGKSIVKIRFTEKQPATSWNHAAASEYGFYSNVNPNVDHPRWSQAKERRIGEDGLFAKKRATLMFNGYEAQVGQLYAGMDLKKLY; this is encoded by the coding sequence ATGCTGTTCCTCAAGGACCGCGGTTTCCAGCACCCCGCGGCGTCGGAGATCACCCCGCGCACGGTGTACGAGCAGCGGCGCCGCCTGCTGCAGCTGATGGCCGCCGGCAGCGGCGGCCTCGCGATGGCCGGCTGGGCCGCCCGCGACGCGATGGCGCAGATCCCCCGCCCGAACAAGCTGGCCGCCCTGCCCGGCGCGCGCAGCACGGTGCCCGGCGCCACCACGATGGAAAAGCTCACGGCCTACACGGACGTGACCACGTACAACAACTACTACGAGTTCGGCACCGACAAGAGCGACCCCGCCCGGGCCGCCGGTTCGCTCAAGACCCGCCCGTGGACCGTGGCCGTCGAGGGCGAGGTGAAGAAACCCCGCACGTTCGACATCGAGGAGCTGCTGAAGCTGGCCCCCATGGAGGAGCGCGTGTATCGGTTGCGCTGCGTTGAAGGCTGGTCCATGGTGATCCCCTGGGTGGGCTATTCGCTGTCCGAGCTGATCAAGCGCGTGGAGCCCACCGGCAACGCGAAGTTCGTCGAGTTCGTCACCCTGGCCGACAAGAAGCAGATGCCCGAGCTGGGCTCGCACGTGCTGTCGTGGCCCTACGTGGAGGGCCTGCGCCTGGACGAAGCCATGAACCCGCTGACGCTGCTGGCCTTCGGCCTGTACGGCGAGGTGCTGCCGAACCAGAACGGCGCCCCCATCCGCCTGGCCGTGCCCTGGAAGTACGGCTTCAAGAGCGGCAAGTCCATCGTGAAGATCCGCTTCACCGAGAAGCAGCCCGCCACGTCGTGGAACCACGCCGCCGCCTCCGAGTACGGTTTCTACTCGAACGTGAACCCCAACGTGGACCACCCGCGCTGGAGCCAGGCGAAGGAGCGCCGCATCGGCGAGGACGGCCTGTTCGCGAAGAAGCGCGCCACGCTGATGTTCAACGGCTACGAGGCCCAGGTGGGGCAGCTGTATGCCGGCATGGACCTGAAGAAGCTCTACTGA